Proteins encoded within one genomic window of Microbacterium soli:
- a CDS encoding cation diffusion facilitator family transporter codes for MSASGGSKAIIAAFLANMGIAVAKFIAWALSGSASMLAEAIHSVADSGNQLLLMLGGRQAKKAADREHPFGYGRERYVSAFVVSIVLFSVGGLFAAYEGVQKLVDPHEIDRTWWWLPVAVLLIAIVLESWSLRTAVKESDQVREKGQSWISFVRRSKAPELPVVLLEDTGALTGLVFALLGVGLTLVTGNPLFDALGTLMIGLLLIAIALILGAETKSLLVGEGANRADHDRIVDAISGGPGVEKLIHIKTLHLGPDELMVAAKIALSADKPVREAAADIDEIEKRIRTAVPTARVIYLEPDVYRPALDPEPPTDAFVLRSSD; via the coding sequence ATGAGCGCATCCGGTGGCAGCAAGGCGATCATCGCGGCATTCCTGGCGAACATGGGCATCGCCGTGGCCAAGTTCATCGCGTGGGCACTGTCCGGTTCGGCGTCGATGCTCGCCGAGGCCATCCACTCCGTCGCCGACTCCGGCAACCAGCTGCTGCTCATGCTCGGCGGGCGCCAGGCCAAGAAGGCGGCCGACCGCGAGCATCCCTTCGGCTACGGCCGCGAGCGCTACGTCTCGGCCTTCGTCGTCTCCATCGTGCTCTTCTCGGTGGGCGGTCTGTTCGCCGCGTACGAGGGCGTGCAGAAGCTGGTCGACCCGCACGAGATCGACCGCACCTGGTGGTGGCTGCCCGTCGCGGTGCTGCTGATCGCGATCGTGCTGGAGTCGTGGTCGCTGCGCACGGCCGTCAAGGAGAGCGATCAGGTGCGGGAGAAGGGGCAGTCCTGGATCTCGTTCGTGCGGCGGTCCAAGGCGCCCGAGCTGCCCGTCGTGCTCCTGGAGGACACCGGAGCGCTCACCGGTCTGGTGTTCGCCCTGCTGGGTGTGGGGCTGACGCTGGTCACCGGGAACCCGCTGTTCGATGCGCTGGGCACGCTGATGATCGGCCTGCTGCTGATCGCCATCGCGCTGATCCTCGGGGCGGAGACCAAGAGCCTGTTGGTCGGCGAGGGCGCGAACCGCGCGGATCACGACCGCATCGTCGACGCGATCAGCGGTGGCCCCGGGGTCGAGAAGCTCATCCACATCAAGACGCTGCATCTCGGCCCCGACGAGTTGATGGTGGCGGCCAAGATCGCGCTGTCGGCCGACAAGCCCGTCCGTGAGGCCGCCGCCGACATCGACGAGATCGAGAAGCGCATCCGCACCGCCGTCCCCACGGCGCGCGTGATCTACCTGGAGCCCGACGTCTACCGTCCGGCCCTGGATCCCGAACCGCCGACGGACGCCTTCGTTCTGAGGTCCTCCGACTGA
- a CDS encoding alpha/beta hydrolase, with amino-acid sequence MIDDLRAELARTDLSPETEQKLRNLLTVLESDAQAHLESFEMVEPGPHAVVSFGDVDTADLIVFLLHGIETDLAQFPAWADAAQRLCADIIRSCVVRGTPRNVATIAWFAWDSGTHVSALATKHATVGAARLAVSIDRLGPRNPHAHVALVTYSYSSTLLGELFAMNLGENVRTAFSIASAGVTHAAGVALADAVSRGDLVLHATEGANDSIAPLGRLGQHPLDPRDVPGALVYESDGGEAPAVTGGTTVGAAVEGHASQTSVDEHGRHLGYFDENAQSYLILVARLADAAVSVDPSASVDLPA; translated from the coding sequence ATGATCGACGATCTCCGCGCGGAGCTCGCGCGCACAGACCTGTCGCCGGAGACGGAGCAGAAGCTGCGCAACCTGCTGACCGTGCTCGAGAGCGACGCCCAGGCGCACCTCGAGTCGTTCGAGATGGTCGAGCCGGGTCCGCATGCCGTCGTCTCCTTCGGGGATGTCGACACCGCCGATCTCATCGTGTTCCTGCTGCACGGCATCGAGACCGATCTGGCGCAGTTCCCGGCGTGGGCGGATGCCGCGCAGCGGCTGTGCGCGGACATCATCCGCTCCTGTGTGGTGCGCGGCACGCCACGGAACGTGGCGACCATCGCCTGGTTCGCCTGGGACTCGGGCACGCACGTGTCGGCCCTGGCCACCAAGCACGCCACGGTCGGCGCGGCACGGCTGGCCGTGAGCATCGACCGGTTGGGACCGCGCAACCCGCACGCGCATGTCGCCCTGGTGACGTACTCGTACTCGTCCACCCTGCTCGGCGAGCTGTTCGCGATGAACCTCGGCGAGAACGTGCGCACGGCGTTCTCCATCGCCTCCGCCGGCGTCACGCACGCGGCCGGCGTCGCCCTGGCGGATGCCGTCTCGCGCGGCGACCTCGTGCTGCACGCCACCGAGGGCGCGAACGACAGCATCGCCCCCTTGGGACGGCTCGGTCAGCACCCGCTGGACCCGCGGGACGTCCCCGGTGCTCTCGTCTACGAATCCGACGGCGGTGAGGCGCCCGCCGTCACCGGGGGGACGACCGTCGGCGCCGCCGTCGAGGGGCACGCCTCGCAGACCTCCGTGGACGAGCACGGGCGGCACCTCGGCTATTTCGACGAGAACGCGCAGTCGTACCTCATCCTCGTCGCGCGGCTCGCGGACGCGGCCGTCTCCGTCGATCCCTCGGCATCCGTCGATCTCCCCGCCTGA
- a CDS encoding nucleoside deaminase: protein MTAVYDEPMARALALAAEAGAAGDVPVGAVVLDPGGRVVGEGRNLREVSHDPTAHAEVVALRAAAHGHGGWNLAGHTLVVTLEPCVMCAGAILQARIGRVVFGAWDDKAGAAGSMYDLLRDRRLPYRAEVITGIRADEATAQLRAFFDARR from the coding sequence ATGACCGCTGTGTACGACGAGCCGATGGCGCGCGCACTCGCCCTCGCCGCGGAGGCGGGCGCCGCCGGCGACGTGCCCGTCGGAGCCGTCGTGCTGGATCCGGGCGGGCGGGTGGTCGGCGAGGGCCGCAACCTCCGCGAGGTCTCGCACGATCCGACCGCGCACGCCGAGGTCGTCGCGCTGCGCGCCGCCGCGCACGGGCACGGCGGGTGGAACCTCGCGGGGCACACCCTCGTCGTCACGCTCGAGCCCTGCGTGATGTGCGCGGGGGCGATCCTGCAGGCGCGCATCGGTCGGGTGGTCTTCGGCGCCTGGGATGACAAGGCCGGGGCCGCCGGATCCATGTACGACCTGCTGCGAGACAGGCGGCTGCCGTATCGCGCCGAGGTCATCACCGGCATCCGTGCCGACGAGGCGACCGCGCAGCTGCGCGCCTTCTTCGACGCCCGCCGCTGA
- the upp gene encoding uracil phosphoribosyltransferase, with translation MRVHVADHPLITHKLTVLRDERTPSPVFRQLTEELVTLLAYEATRNVKVAPIEVTTPITTTTGVKIAEPRPIVVPILRAGLGMLEGMVKLLPTAEVGFLGMVRDETTFQPTTYAERLPSDLSDRQCFAIDPMLATGGSLGAAIQFLFDRGAKDVTAICLLGTPEGVAAIEKLVGDRDVTLVLGALDERLNEKGYIVPGLGDAGDRLYGTV, from the coding sequence ATGCGCGTTCATGTGGCCGACCACCCGCTCATCACCCACAAGCTCACGGTGCTGCGGGACGAGCGGACCCCATCCCCGGTCTTCCGGCAGCTGACCGAGGAGCTGGTGACGCTGCTGGCCTACGAGGCGACGCGCAACGTCAAGGTCGCACCGATCGAGGTCACCACGCCCATCACGACGACCACGGGGGTGAAGATCGCCGAGCCGCGGCCGATCGTCGTGCCGATCCTGCGCGCGGGTCTCGGCATGCTGGAGGGGATGGTCAAGCTGCTGCCGACCGCCGAGGTGGGATTCCTCGGCATGGTGCGCGACGAGACGACGTTCCAGCCCACGACGTACGCCGAGCGACTGCCCTCGGACCTGAGCGACCGGCAGTGCTTCGCCATCGACCCGATGCTCGCCACCGGCGGTTCGCTGGGCGCGGCGATCCAGTTCCTCTTCGACCGCGGCGCGAAGGATGTCACCGCGATCTGCCTGCTCGGCACGCCGGAAGGCGTCGCCGCGATCGAGAAGCTCGTCGGCGACCGCGACGTCACACTGGTGCTGGGCGCCCTGGACGAGCGCCTCAACGAGAAGGGCTACATCGTGCCCGGCCTCGGCGACGCGGGCGACCGTCTGTACGGCACGGTCTGA
- a CDS encoding TM0106 family RecB-like putative nuclease: MRVIAAENRVVWSASDLKAAAECEFAWARALDAKLGRIPAVDDPADATLERAARLGDRHEEQVLARYIADLGESVDGGPGVVVLPKVSSVDAEALGAVVADTERALRSAASAVYQAAFATSEFVGFADFIRRDEDDGRWRVQDSKLARTARSTALMQLAAYVDQLDRLGVLRSAHVDLILGDGSTSTHCVDDILPLFHVRRARLRALIADRDPAAGTVGAPLAWGDDRGELQITACGRCPTCEEQVIAHRDLLMVARMRPVHRQRLRAAGIRTIDDLAAASDAPDGMNPDVFAALRAQARLQAGIVEEPGAVPPYELVSASAIGMMPRPSRGDLFFDFEGDPLHTEPGEPPQWGIDYLFGWVDDSEQYTALWAHTFADEKRALLDFLEFVKLRRRTHPDLHIYHYAPYETTHLSAMAARHGVGEADVDRLLREGVFVDLYPIVLRSVRIGSRSYSIKKLEPLYMGAEVRTSDVQRGDDSIVQYVRARALIENGRQDEAQSILDDLADYNRYDCISTRRLRDWLVGLARQEGVLPAPPDDPETRAYEPSPLSLALQADAADAESRGHDGEAFRVAAAAIDYYPRESKSFWQGHFQRLREPVSMWASTRDVLHVDASASTMLEDWSVGEGQRTQTRLVRLRGEVAPGSTLGVGGRPFALYAMPAPFAATAPSRVIHVPHEVEVVEVLDDGYVVRERTVAGQTWEELPLALTPAAPPNPASQQGAIEEWAAALHTAAPGFPSDAATDILRRIPPRTRSGAGLPAETGDRVDLIVRGILDLDSSYLAVQGPPGTGKTHTGSQVIARLVHEHGYRVGVVAQSHAIVENLLERVVDAGVPAAKVAKKPKSGDDGERPYTLLSRDGMASFLAEHAHGGVVVGGTAWDFSSTRRVDRGGLDLLVIDEAGQFSLASTIAVAAGAKRLLLLGDPQQLPQVSQGTHPEPVDTSALGWLMDGASVIDPAHGYLLAESWRMHPQVAAPVSRLSYAGRLASAPGTERRIVEGIDPGLHVVPVRHRGNATESAEEAAEVVRIVRDLIGRLYIDGMTDAAPRALEQADIIVVAPYNAQKQLIHEQLAAAGLGEIAVGTVDNFQGREAVVSITSLAASSGRDAPRGPEFLLLQNRLNVAISRAKSAAYLVHSPALLDDLPWTPEGVARLSAFAHLVGADRDGAGRACGVDSGSGF; encoded by the coding sequence GTGCGGGTCATCGCAGCGGAGAACCGGGTGGTCTGGAGCGCGAGTGACCTGAAGGCCGCCGCGGAGTGCGAGTTCGCCTGGGCGCGCGCGCTGGACGCGAAGCTTGGTCGCATCCCCGCCGTCGATGACCCGGCGGATGCCACCCTCGAGCGCGCCGCGCGATTGGGCGACCGCCACGAGGAGCAGGTGCTCGCGCGCTATATCGCCGACCTCGGCGAGTCCGTCGACGGCGGGCCCGGCGTCGTGGTGCTGCCGAAAGTGTCGTCGGTGGATGCCGAGGCGCTGGGCGCTGTGGTCGCCGACACCGAGCGCGCGCTGCGCTCGGCGGCATCGGCCGTCTATCAGGCCGCCTTCGCCACGTCGGAGTTCGTCGGGTTCGCCGACTTCATCCGCCGCGACGAGGACGACGGCCGCTGGCGTGTGCAGGACTCCAAACTCGCCCGCACGGCACGGTCGACCGCGCTCATGCAGCTGGCCGCATATGTCGACCAGCTCGACCGCCTCGGCGTCCTCCGCTCCGCGCACGTCGACCTCATCCTCGGCGACGGCAGCACGAGCACCCACTGTGTCGACGACATCCTGCCGCTGTTCCACGTGCGCCGGGCGCGGCTGCGGGCCCTCATCGCGGATCGCGACCCGGCGGCGGGCACGGTCGGCGCGCCGCTGGCCTGGGGCGACGACCGCGGTGAGCTGCAGATCACCGCCTGCGGCCGCTGCCCCACCTGCGAGGAGCAGGTCATCGCGCATCGTGACCTGCTCATGGTCGCCCGCATGCGTCCCGTGCACCGGCAGCGCCTGCGCGCCGCGGGCATCCGCACCATCGACGATCTGGCCGCGGCCTCGGATGCCCCGGACGGCATGAACCCCGACGTGTTCGCAGCGCTGCGCGCGCAGGCGCGCCTGCAGGCCGGCATCGTGGAGGAGCCCGGTGCTGTTCCGCCGTACGAGCTGGTGTCGGCCTCCGCCATCGGCATGATGCCCAGGCCCAGCCGCGGCGACCTGTTCTTCGACTTCGAGGGCGATCCGCTGCACACCGAGCCCGGAGAGCCGCCGCAGTGGGGCATCGACTACCTGTTCGGCTGGGTCGACGACTCCGAGCAGTACACCGCGCTGTGGGCGCACACCTTCGCCGACGAGAAGCGGGCGCTGCTCGACTTCCTGGAGTTCGTGAAGCTGCGCCGCCGCACCCACCCCGATCTGCACATCTACCACTACGCACCCTACGAGACCACCCACTTGTCGGCCATGGCGGCACGGCACGGTGTGGGTGAGGCCGATGTCGACCGGTTGCTGCGCGAGGGCGTGTTCGTCGACCTGTACCCGATCGTGCTGCGATCGGTGCGCATCGGATCGCGCTCCTACTCGATCAAGAAGCTCGAACCGCTGTACATGGGCGCCGAGGTGCGCACGAGCGACGTGCAGAGGGGCGACGACTCGATCGTCCAGTACGTGCGGGCTCGCGCCCTGATCGAGAACGGCCGGCAGGACGAGGCGCAGAGCATCCTCGACGACCTGGCCGACTACAACCGGTACGACTGCATCTCCACGCGCCGGCTGCGCGACTGGCTGGTGGGCCTCGCCCGGCAGGAGGGCGTGCTGCCCGCGCCGCCGGACGACCCGGAGACCCGCGCCTACGAACCCTCCCCGCTCTCCCTCGCCCTGCAGGCCGACGCGGCGGATGCCGAGAGCCGGGGCCACGACGGTGAGGCGTTCCGGGTGGCGGCCGCCGCGATCGACTACTACCCGCGTGAGTCGAAGAGCTTCTGGCAGGGTCATTTCCAGCGCCTGCGCGAACCGGTCTCGATGTGGGCGTCCACCCGCGACGTGCTGCACGTGGACGCCTCGGCCAGCACCATGCTGGAGGACTGGTCCGTAGGAGAGGGACAACGCACGCAGACCCGTCTGGTCCGCCTGCGGGGTGAGGTGGCTCCCGGCAGTACCCTCGGGGTCGGCGGCCGCCCGTTCGCGCTGTACGCGATGCCCGCGCCGTTCGCCGCGACCGCGCCCTCCCGGGTGATCCACGTGCCGCACGAGGTGGAGGTGGTCGAGGTGCTCGACGACGGGTACGTCGTCCGTGAGCGCACCGTGGCCGGCCAGACCTGGGAGGAACTGCCCCTCGCGCTCACCCCGGCGGCGCCGCCGAACCCGGCCAGTCAGCAGGGCGCCATCGAGGAGTGGGCCGCCGCCCTGCATACGGCCGCCCCCGGATTCCCCTCCGACGCCGCGACCGACATCCTGCGCCGGATCCCCCCGCGCACCCGGTCCGGTGCCGGGCTTCCCGCCGAGACCGGTGACCGTGTCGACCTCATCGTGCGCGGCATCCTCGATCTCGACTCCAGCTACCTGGCCGTGCAGGGCCCTCCGGGCACGGGCAAGACCCACACCGGCTCCCAGGTCATCGCGCGGCTCGTTCACGAGCACGGCTACCGGGTCGGCGTCGTCGCGCAGTCGCACGCCATCGTCGAGAACCTGCTGGAGCGCGTCGTGGACGCCGGAGTCCCGGCTGCGAAGGTCGCCAAGAAGCCGAAATCCGGCGATGACGGCGAACGGCCCTACACACTGCTCTCCCGCGACGGCATGGCGTCCTTCCTCGCCGAGCACGCCCATGGCGGGGTGGTGGTCGGCGGCACGGCCTGGGATTTCAGCAGCACGCGCCGCGTGGACCGCGGCGGGCTCGACCTGCTGGTGATCGACGAGGCCGGGCAGTTCTCCCTGGCATCCACGATCGCCGTCGCCGCCGGAGCCAAGCGACTCCTGCTGCTGGGCGACCCGCAGCAGCTTCCGCAGGTCAGCCAGGGCACGCACCCGGAGCCGGTGGACACCTCGGCGCTCGGCTGGCTGATGGACGGTGCTTCCGTCATCGACCCCGCCCACGGCTACCTGCTCGCCGAGTCATGGCGGATGCATCCGCAGGTCGCGGCACCCGTCTCCCGGCTCTCCTACGCGGGCAGGCTGGCCTCGGCGCCGGGAACCGAGCGTCGCATCGTCGAGGGGATCGACCCGGGGCTCCATGTCGTACCCGTGCGGCACCGCGGCAACGCGACGGAGTCGGCCGAGGAGGCCGCCGAGGTCGTCCGCATCGTGCGCGACCTGATCGGCCGCCTGTACATCGACGGCATGACGGATGCCGCGCCGCGGGCGCTGGAGCAGGCGGACATCATCGTCGTCGCCCCCTACAACGCGCAGAAGCAGCTCATCCACGAGCAGCTCGCCGCCGCGGGCCTCGGGGAGATCGCCGTCGGCACGGTCGACAACTTCCAGGGCAGGGAGGCCGTCGTCTCGATCACCTCACTCGCCGCCTCCAGCGGCCGCGACGCCCCGCGCGGGCCGGAGTTCCTGCTGCTGCAGAACCGCTTGAACGTCGCGATCTCACGGGCGAAGAGCGCCGCGTACCTCGTGCACTCCCCGGCGCTCCTCGACGATCTGCCGTGGACCCCGGAGGGCGTGGCGCGCCTGAGCGCCTTCGCTCATCTGGTCGGAGCCGATCGCGACGGAGCGGGCCGAGCGTGCGGTGTCGACTCCGGATCCGGATTCTAG
- the nadE gene encoding ammonia-dependent NAD(+) synthetase, with translation MQQQIAEDLGVKPDIDPADEVEARIVFLVDYLRATGAAGFVLGISGGQDSTLAGRLVQLAVERARAAGEEASFLAVRLPYRVQQDAADAEAAIDFIAADRSVTINIEHGVDGLERDLETGLGEPITDFHRGNIKARLRMVAQYALGGHDGLLVIGTDHAAEAVTGFYTKFGDGAADVTPLAGLSKRQGRMLLRQLGAPERLYLKTPTADLLDGTPGRADEDELGLAYEQIDDYLEGREVPDEVAARIEAKYLATRHKRHLPVAPSDTWWR, from the coding sequence ATGCAGCAGCAGATCGCCGAGGACCTGGGTGTGAAGCCCGACATCGACCCCGCGGACGAGGTCGAGGCGAGGATCGTGTTCCTCGTCGACTACCTGCGTGCCACCGGGGCCGCCGGCTTCGTGCTCGGCATCTCCGGCGGACAGGACTCCACGCTCGCCGGCAGGCTCGTGCAGCTCGCCGTCGAGAGGGCGCGAGCGGCAGGCGAAGAGGCGAGCTTCCTCGCCGTCCGACTGCCGTACCGGGTGCAGCAGGACGCCGCGGATGCCGAGGCCGCGATCGACTTCATCGCCGCCGACCGCTCCGTCACCATCAACATCGAGCATGGCGTCGACGGGCTGGAACGCGACCTCGAGACCGGCCTCGGCGAGCCGATCACCGACTTCCATCGCGGCAACATCAAGGCGCGCCTGCGCATGGTCGCGCAGTACGCGCTGGGCGGTCACGACGGGCTGCTCGTCATCGGCACCGACCACGCCGCCGAGGCCGTCACCGGCTTCTACACGAAGTTCGGTGACGGGGCCGCCGACGTCACGCCGCTCGCCGGGCTGAGCAAGAGGCAGGGACGGATGCTGCTGCGGCAGCTCGGTGCTCCCGAGCGGCTGTACCTGAAGACCCCCACCGCCGACCTCCTGGACGGTACGCCCGGCCGCGCCGATGAGGATGAGCTGGGGCTGGCCTACGAGCAGATCGACGACTATCTCGAGGGGCGGGAGGTTCCCGACGAGGTCGCCGCACGCATCGAGGCGAAGTACCTCGCCACCCGGCACAAGCGCCACCTGCCCGTGGCGCCGTCGGACACCTGGTGGCGGTGA
- a CDS encoding nucleosidase: MKLLVAALASELQAFPAELPGFDRLVTGPGKLMAAVGLTRALEARDATDPYDEILVVGTAGAVGDEVASGIHEVGAAIQHDVQDLDGVVGRHVSLPARVETGRAGATIATGDIFVDDADAVARIRSLGGELVDMETFALVWVAQQFGVPIRVLRVVSDRAQDGAVQVWDEVVAACSAQLWQRVRHEYDL; the protein is encoded by the coding sequence GTGAAACTTCTCGTCGCAGCGCTCGCCTCCGAGCTGCAGGCCTTCCCGGCCGAGCTCCCGGGCTTCGATCGACTGGTCACCGGTCCAGGAAAGCTCATGGCCGCCGTCGGGCTCACCCGGGCTCTGGAGGCGAGGGACGCGACGGACCCGTATGACGAGATCCTCGTGGTGGGCACCGCGGGTGCGGTGGGTGACGAAGTGGCATCCGGCATCCATGAGGTCGGGGCCGCCATCCAGCATGACGTGCAGGATCTCGACGGGGTCGTCGGACGACACGTGTCCCTGCCGGCCCGCGTGGAGACCGGGCGGGCGGGGGCCACGATCGCGACGGGAGACATCTTCGTCGACGACGCGGATGCCGTGGCCCGGATCCGCTCGCTGGGCGGCGAGCTGGTCGACATGGAGACGTTCGCACTGGTCTGGGTGGCCCAGCAGTTCGGGGTGCCGATCCGGGTGCTGCGCGTGGTCTCGGATCGTGCGCAGGACGGCGCCGTCCAGGTGTGGGACGAGGTCGTCGCGGCGTGCAGCGCGCAGCTGTGGCAGCGCGTGCGGCACGAGTACGACCTCTGA
- a CDS encoding SMC family ATPase — MRLHRLEVEGFGPFRARQSVDFDAFADDGIFLIAGRTGAGKSSILDAVCFGLYGGVPRYDGGEKRLRSDHSEPSDPTEVVVEFSTVAGRFRVTRSPAYERPAKRGGGLTTQAPSALLEQFVDDEWVGRAARVVDVAHELDEILQLSQEQFLQVILLAQNRFADFLLADSRERQALLRRLFGTERFSDIQARFDDRRRAAEQALAGRRATVEARLDEAERVVTDAALWGDDADATPDTTDARIERLRRAVARADYRVERFGTERTAAEKTLTTADAALAALKEQRQAQLDRDRARAALAVLEERAEEVAAAASRRDRARTAEGMRALIASAARALAAAEDAATREADAVDAATAAGVPMGTMTDRAAHYRTWASDRTRESGSWQRAVELEESTAERTAELVAAQEAEQAASAALTAIDVERETLPARLAALSADRDAARAAAMLAETAEREVASAEQRAAAVLDVERLAAEIDAARQVESSASDAHTRAQAELAALRRRRLDGYAGELADALAPGEPCAVCGSLEHPAPAAHADPVSAEDIAAAERVRDDASRTEREASAALATVTAAHAVAVERAGGRSAAQAAEELERARAARESAVAAVQRAEELTRDLDVLQASAADLDERRAAASDRLSAARTALSLAAQRDADASRLIAEARGDRTTVAERAAEARRQIAAATAAADAIDANVEAAERANLARHERDQAVEASMFTEVVEVEQALLSAAEITALDDLVTGHAVAVQKERALLLDLELRALPDETIDLTAAEEEAAAARRSWTSAVDAHSRARGVQSSLVATLDAAAVEHAASAEDAAEFEVLRGLADTLAGRSGNTRRMNLETFVLAAELEEIVSAANQRLRDMSDGRYELRHSDALAARGAASGLGITVFDAFTGQARPATSLSGGETFLSSLALALGLAEVVTARAGGIRLDTLFIDEGFGSLDSDTLETAMRTLDELRQGGRTVGVISHVEAMQEQIPAQLTVHALPDGPSVINAPRG; from the coding sequence GAGGTCGAGGGATTCGGGCCGTTCCGCGCACGTCAGTCGGTCGACTTCGACGCCTTCGCCGACGACGGCATCTTCCTCATCGCGGGGCGCACGGGGGCGGGCAAGTCCAGCATCCTGGATGCGGTCTGCTTCGGGCTCTACGGCGGGGTGCCGCGATACGACGGCGGGGAGAAGCGGCTGCGCAGCGATCACAGCGAGCCGAGCGACCCCACCGAGGTGGTGGTCGAGTTCAGCACCGTCGCCGGGCGCTTCCGGGTGACGCGCTCGCCGGCGTACGAGCGGCCCGCGAAGCGCGGCGGCGGCCTGACCACGCAGGCGCCGTCGGCACTGCTGGAGCAGTTCGTGGACGACGAGTGGGTGGGTCGCGCGGCCCGGGTCGTGGATGTCGCCCACGAACTGGACGAGATCCTGCAGCTGAGCCAGGAGCAGTTCCTGCAGGTGATCCTGCTCGCGCAGAACCGCTTCGCCGACTTCCTGCTCGCCGACAGCAGGGAGCGGCAGGCGCTGCTGCGCCGCCTGTTCGGCACCGAGCGGTTCTCCGACATCCAGGCTCGTTTCGACGATCGACGCCGAGCCGCGGAACAGGCCCTCGCCGGTCGGCGCGCCACGGTCGAAGCGCGCCTCGACGAGGCCGAACGGGTCGTGACCGACGCGGCCCTGTGGGGCGACGATGCGGATGCGACGCCGGACACGACGGATGCGAGGATCGAGCGTCTCCGCCGGGCGGTCGCGCGCGCCGATTACCGGGTGGAGAGATTCGGCACCGAGCGGACAGCCGCCGAGAAGACGCTCACGACGGCGGATGCAGCGCTCGCCGCTCTCAAGGAGCAGCGGCAGGCGCAGCTCGACCGGGACCGTGCCCGAGCGGCCCTCGCCGTGCTGGAGGAACGGGCCGAGGAGGTCGCTGCGGCGGCTTCGCGGCGCGATCGCGCCCGTACGGCGGAGGGCATGCGAGCGCTGATCGCCTCCGCGGCACGGGCACTGGCTGCTGCGGAAGACGCGGCGACGCGGGAAGCGGATGCCGTCGACGCGGCCACCGCGGCGGGAGTCCCCATGGGGACGATGACGGACCGTGCCGCTCACTACCGCACCTGGGCATCCGACCGCACCCGCGAGAGCGGTTCCTGGCAGCGTGCGGTGGAGCTCGAGGAGTCCACCGCCGAGCGCACCGCCGAGCTCGTGGCGGCGCAGGAGGCCGAGCAGGCGGCATCCGCCGCTCTCACCGCGATCGACGTCGAGCGGGAGACGCTGCCCGCTCGTCTGGCGGCGCTGTCCGCTGACCGCGACGCGGCCCGGGCGGCGGCGATGCTCGCCGAGACGGCGGAGCGGGAGGTCGCGTCCGCTGAGCAGCGGGCTGCCGCCGTGCTCGACGTCGAGCGTCTTGCCGCGGAGATCGATGCCGCGCGGCAGGTGGAGTCCAGTGCCAGCGATGCGCACACCCGTGCACAGGCCGAGCTCGCCGCCCTGCGACGGCGGCGCCTCGACGGCTACGCCGGTGAGCTCGCCGACGCACTGGCACCGGGAGAGCCGTGCGCGGTGTGCGGTTCCCTCGAGCATCCCGCACCGGCTGCGCATGCCGACCCGGTCTCCGCCGAGGACATCGCGGCGGCGGAGCGCGTCCGCGACGACGCGTCCAGGACCGAACGGGAGGCTTCCGCCGCTCTTGCGACGGTGACGGCCGCCCACGCCGTGGCGGTCGAGCGCGCGGGCGGCCGCTCGGCCGCGCAGGCCGCTGAGGAGCTCGAGCGGGCTCGTGCGGCGCGGGAATCCGCCGTCGCGGCCGTGCAGCGCGCGGAGGAACTCACCCGTGATCTGGACGTGCTGCAGGCGAGCGCAGCCGACCTGGACGAGCGCCGTGCGGCGGCGTCCGACCGGCTCAGCGCAGCGCGCACGGCGCTCTCGCTCGCAGCGCAGCGGGACGCCGACGCCTCCCGCCTCATCGCGGAGGCCAGAGGCGACCGCACCACGGTCGCCGAGCGTGCCGCGGAGGCGCGTCGGCAGATCGCCGCCGCGACGGCCGCCGCGGACGCGATCGACGCGAACGTCGAAGCCGCCGAGCGCGCGAACCTCGCCAGGCACGAGCGTGATCAGGCTGTCGAGGCATCGATGTTCACCGAGGTCGTGGAGGTCGAGCAGGCACTGCTCAGCGCGGCGGAGATCACGGCCCTCGACGACCTGGTCACCGGGCATGCGGTGGCGGTGCAGAAGGAGCGCGCTCTGCTGCTCGATCTGGAGCTGCGGGCACTCCCGGACGAGACGATCGACCTGACCGCGGCGGAGGAGGAGGCCGCCGCTGCCCGGCGGTCGTGGACGAGCGCGGTCGACGCCCACAGCCGTGCGAGAGGCGTGCAGTCGAGCCTGGTGGCCACCCTCGATGCCGCTGCGGTCGAGCACGCCGCCTCGGCCGAGGACGCGGCGGAGTTCGAGGTGCTGCGCGGCCTCGCAGACACCCTCGCGGGCCGCTCCGGCAACACCCGCAGAATGAACCTGGAGACCTTCGTGCTGGCCGCCGAGCTGGAGGAGATCGTCTCCGCCGCCAATCAGCGGCTGCGCGACATGTCCGACGGGCGCTACGAGTTGCGGCACTCCGACGCCCTGGCGGCGCGCGGCGCGGCATCCGGCCTCGGCATCACGGTGTTCGACGCCTTCACGGGGCAGGCGCGGCCCGCCACCTCACTGTCCGGAGGCGAGACGTTCCTGTCATCCCTGGCCCTCGCTCTCGGGCTGGCCGAAGTCGTCACGGCGCGTGCAGGAGGCATCCGACTGGACACGCTCTTCATCGACGAGGGCTTCGGCTCGCTGGACTCCGACACGCTCGAGACCGCCATGCGCACCCTCGACGAGCTGCGGCAGGGCGGCCGCACGGTCGGCGTCATCAGCCACGTCGAGGCCATGCAGGAGCAGATCCCCGCCCAGCTCACCGTGCACGCGCTGCCCGACGGGCCCAGTGTCATCAACGCGCCGAGGGGATGA